One Caretta caretta isolate rCarCar2 chromosome 8, rCarCar1.hap1, whole genome shotgun sequence DNA window includes the following coding sequences:
- the LOC142073134 gene encoding uncharacterized protein LOC142073134, protein MQSSSAQVTMMESQNRKRAPAWTEREVWDLIAVWGEESVLSELRSSFRNAKTFVKISQGMKDRGHKRDPKQCRMKLKELRQAYQKTREANSRSGSEPQTCRFYDELHAILGGSATTTPAVLFDSFNGDGGNTEAGFGDEEDDDEEEVVDSSQQASGETGFPDSQELFLTLDLEPVHPEPTQGCLLDPAGGEGTSAACVSMITGSSPSQRLVKLRKKKKRTRDEMFSELMLSSHTDRAQTNAWRQIMSECRKAQNDREERWRAEERKWRAEDRAEAQMWRQRDERRQDSMLRLLQDQTSMLQCMVELQQRQLEHRLPLLPLCNQPPSSPSSIASTPRRPRTRCGCLRPTSHSTTEDCPKKRRLSFNKF, encoded by the exons atgcagagctcatcagcacaggtgaccatgatggagtcccagaatcgcaaaagagctccagcatggaccgaacgggaggtatgggatctgatcgctgtttggggagaggaatccgtgctatcagaactccgttccagttttcgaaatgccaaaacctttgtgaaaatctcccagggcatgaaggacagaggccataaaagggacccgaagcagtgccgcatgaaactgaaggagctgaggcaagcctaccagaaaaccagagaggcgaacagccgctctgggtcagagccccaaacatgccgcttctatgatgagctgcatgccattttagggggttcagccaccactacccccgccgtgttgtttgactccttcaatggagatggaggcaatacggaagcaggttttggggacgaagaagatgatgatgaggaggaggttgtagatagctcacagcaagcaagcggagaaaccggttttcccgacagccaggaactgtttctcaccctagacctggagccagtacaccccgaacccacccaaggctgcctcctggacccagcaggcggagaagggacctctg ctgcatgtgtttcaatgatcacaggatcttctccttcccagaggctagtgaagcttagaaagaaaaaaaaacgcactcgcgatgaaatgttctccgagctcatgctgtcctcccacactgacagagcacagacgaatgcgtggaggcaaataatgtcagagtgcaggaaagcacaaaatgaccgggaggagaggtggcgggctgaagagaggaagtggcgggctgaagacagggctgaagctcaaatgtggcggcagcgtgatgagaggaggcaggattcaatgctgagactgctgcaggaccaaaccagtatgctccagtgtatggttgagctgcagcaaaggcagctggagcacagactgccactgctgcccctctgtaaccaaccgccctcctccccaagttccatagcctccacacccagacgcccaagaacgcggtgtggatgcctccggccaaccagccactccaccacagaggattgcccaaaaaaaagaaggctgtcattcaataaattttaa